The sequence GATCCCCAGCTCCGGGAAGCGGCGCAACACCTCGGCGCGCATCATCGCCACAACCTTGCGGAACTCCCACTGCGCCCGCGTGCACAGCCTGAGGTCTGCGATGTGCAGGAGTTCCAGGAAGTTCACCGTCACCTTGAAGTTGGTCTGCGTCGCGTTCGGCAGGACGAAGCGGGCGTCCTCCGCCGGCACGCCTGCCTGCACCATCTCGTCGTACAGGGCTGCCAGCCGGTCGTACTCCTGCTCGACCTTCGCTGCAAAGCCGCGGCGCTTCAGCGACTCCGGCATCACGTAAGGGAACTCGCCGCCCTTGAACGTGACGTAGCGCTGGCTCTGCTGCTCGAAGCTGATCCCCATGCGGTGCCGGACGAACTGGTGGCTGAACGCCCGCGACACGCCGGCGATCGCGAATTCGAACCACACCTGCTCCAGCGGCGAATTGTGCCCGACCTCCATGCGCTCCTCGATGAACTTGAGCATCTGCTCGCGCGTGATGCGCTCCTCCCGGATGCGCCGCTCGATGGTCGTCGGCCGCAGCGACGAGTACGCCACCCTGTACGCCAGGTACAGCGACTTGATCGGGTCCTTCGTGTAGTCGAGGAGCTTTACTTCGATCCCCCGCTGCGGCGGGCGGACTTCATGTGTTTCGTTCATGGCGGGGCCTCATGGCAGCAAAGTACGACTCTATTGTGACCCCCAGAGGATAGCCCCGAAAGGTGGCGGCGTGAATGGCCACGCCATGCCCTGCCGGCCGCGCACTCGTCGGCGCCGCAGACTGGGGTGCCACCCCGCGCATGCCCCGGCGACGACCGTCGCAACGAGAAATGCTGAACTGCTGAACTGCTGAACTGCTGAACGCGCGCTACCACATGCGCTGGTAGTCGAAGCCCTCGCGTCGCCGGCGCTGCCAGCGCTCCGGCTCCGGCAGCGGGATCAGGTGCGCCTGCGGGTGCGGCTCCCAGAGCCCGCAGTTCGTCGGCAGGTCCTCCAGGAAGGGGCCGATGCAGTCCTTGCCCTCGCGCACCGGATGCTGGCAGAGCATCACGATCGGTTCCGGCCGCCCCGGCTCGATCGTCCGCTTCAGCCACTGGCAGTGCA comes from Dehalococcoidia bacterium and encodes:
- the thyX gene encoding FAD-dependent thymidylate synthase; protein product: MNETHEVRPPQRGIEVKLLDYTKDPIKSLYLAYRVAYSSLRPTTIERRIREERITREQMLKFIEERMEVGHNSPLEQVWFEFAIAGVSRAFSHQFVRHRMGISFEQQSQRYVTFKGGEFPYVMPESLKRRGFAAKVEQEYDRLAALYDEMVQAGVPAEDARFVLPNATQTNFKVTVNFLELLHIADLRLCTRAQWEFRKVVAMMRAEVLRRFPELGIYIQPKCGEHRTGYCDEPYEAWAACPIGKKRPHKRDLFEMYNAFRRGELVRVRTPEPGTDEPLDEADYQLIELEEIPGREKLT